One window from the genome of Nicotiana tomentosiformis chromosome 5, ASM39032v3, whole genome shotgun sequence encodes:
- the LOC104093004 gene encoding uncharacterized protein isoform X2, with translation MENENAIQNPAANQLPEAESLPDGFVGDSSFTDALAPKTPQPEQEKLSHEVIDYKEESLVDPQLNACEDSEDSNCRSAEANMGQDDQVRVKGHNLDNSGGELNNNIPAVKETSLTEIAENKKEASETKRKTVKRTFKSEKEFLEFTLQYQQVLAERDSAVAVRDKLESLCRELQRQNKVLMDECKRVSTEGQNLRLDLSNRFQDAIKEVSNKLEEQKDECLLQLKENEMLKSKLKQLADQYTLSEQQFANKLKQKNLELQLADLKTKQHEEKLKQEQSQMKIYADQVSQLLATEKNLRLQLTADGEKFQQFQEALLKSNEVFETFKQDIEKMAKSIKELKKENAFLKGKCDKTDVTLIELAEERELLKKQLEKTRNQKEKLETLCRSLQAERKAHSTASSGSDLVQA, from the exons ATGGAAAATGAGAACGCAATTCAAAACCCTGCTGCAAATCAGCTGCCAGAAGCAGAATCATTGCCCGATGGTTTCGTCGGTGACAGCTCATTTACAGACGCATTGGCTCCAAAAACACCACAACCCGAGCAGGAAAAATTGAGCCATGAGGTGATTGATTATAAGGAAGAAAGTTTAGTCGATCCCCAGTTAAATGCTTGTGAAGATAGTGAGGATAGCAATTGTAGAAGTGCAGAGGCAAATATGGGACAGGATGATCAAGTTAGAGTGAAAGGTCACAACTTGGACAACT CTGGAGGAGAGTTGAATAATAACATTCCAGCTGTGAAGGAGACATCATTAACAGAGATTGCTGAAAACAAAAAA GAAGCCTCTGAAACCAAACGGAAGACTGTAAAACGTACCTTTAAGTCTGAAAAAGAGTTTCTGGAGTTCACTTTGCAGTATCAGCAAGTTCTTGCAGAAAGAGATTCAG CTGTTGCTGTTCGGGATAAACTGGAGTCACTGTGCCGTGAGTTGCAGCGTCAAAACAAAGTTTTAATG GATGAATGCAAACGGGTATCGACTGAGGGTCAAAATCTGAGGCTGGATTTATCGAACAGGTTTCAAGATGCAATTAAG GAAGTAAGCAATAAGCTGGAAGAGCAAAAAGATGAATGCCTATTGCAGTTGAAGGAGAATGAGAT GTTAAAGAGCAAGCTGAAGCAACTTGCAGATCAGTATACTCTCTCGGAACAGCAATTTGCAAACAAG TTGAAGCAAAAGAATCTTGAACTTCAGCTTGCTGATTTGAAAACTAAGCAACATGAGGAGAAATTAAAGCAGGAACAGTCCCAAATGAAAATATATGCTGACCAAGTGTCACAATTACTAGCAACAGAGAAGAACCTGCGGTTACAATTGACAGCCGATGGAGAAAAGTTCCAGCAATTCCAG GAAGCTTTGCTGAAGAGCAATGAGGTTTTTGAAACGTTCAAGCAAGATATTGAGAAG ATGGCAAAATCAATAAAAGAACTCAAGAAGGAGAATGCTTTCTTGAAGGGCAAATGTGACAAAACAGATGTTACTCTCATTGAACTCGCTGAGGAG CGTGAACTTTTAAAGAAACAATTGGAGAAAACAAGGAACCAGAAAGAAAAGCTTGAAACATTGTGTAGGTCGCTTCAAGCAGAAAGGAAAGCACATTCAACAGCTTCCAGCGGTTCAGATTTAGTTCAAGCTTGA
- the LOC104093004 gene encoding uncharacterized protein isoform X1, protein MENENAIQNPAANQLPEAESLPDGFVGDSSFTDALAPKTPQPEQEKLSHEVIDYKEESLVDPQLNACEDSEDSNCRSAEANMGQDDQVRVKGHNLDNSGGELNNNIPAVKETSLTEIAENKKVEASETKRKTVKRTFKSEKEFLEFTLQYQQVLAERDSAVAVRDKLESLCRELQRQNKVLMDECKRVSTEGQNLRLDLSNRFQDAIKEVSNKLEEQKDECLLQLKENEMLKSKLKQLADQYTLSEQQFANKLKQKNLELQLADLKTKQHEEKLKQEQSQMKIYADQVSQLLATEKNLRLQLTADGEKFQQFQEALLKSNEVFETFKQDIEKMAKSIKELKKENAFLKGKCDKTDVTLIELAEERELLKKQLEKTRNQKEKLETLCRSLQAERKAHSTASSGSDLVQA, encoded by the exons ATGGAAAATGAGAACGCAATTCAAAACCCTGCTGCAAATCAGCTGCCAGAAGCAGAATCATTGCCCGATGGTTTCGTCGGTGACAGCTCATTTACAGACGCATTGGCTCCAAAAACACCACAACCCGAGCAGGAAAAATTGAGCCATGAGGTGATTGATTATAAGGAAGAAAGTTTAGTCGATCCCCAGTTAAATGCTTGTGAAGATAGTGAGGATAGCAATTGTAGAAGTGCAGAGGCAAATATGGGACAGGATGATCAAGTTAGAGTGAAAGGTCACAACTTGGACAACT CTGGAGGAGAGTTGAATAATAACATTCCAGCTGTGAAGGAGACATCATTAACAGAGATTGCTGAAAACAAAAAAGTA GAAGCCTCTGAAACCAAACGGAAGACTGTAAAACGTACCTTTAAGTCTGAAAAAGAGTTTCTGGAGTTCACTTTGCAGTATCAGCAAGTTCTTGCAGAAAGAGATTCAG CTGTTGCTGTTCGGGATAAACTGGAGTCACTGTGCCGTGAGTTGCAGCGTCAAAACAAAGTTTTAATG GATGAATGCAAACGGGTATCGACTGAGGGTCAAAATCTGAGGCTGGATTTATCGAACAGGTTTCAAGATGCAATTAAG GAAGTAAGCAATAAGCTGGAAGAGCAAAAAGATGAATGCCTATTGCAGTTGAAGGAGAATGAGAT GTTAAAGAGCAAGCTGAAGCAACTTGCAGATCAGTATACTCTCTCGGAACAGCAATTTGCAAACAAG TTGAAGCAAAAGAATCTTGAACTTCAGCTTGCTGATTTGAAAACTAAGCAACATGAGGAGAAATTAAAGCAGGAACAGTCCCAAATGAAAATATATGCTGACCAAGTGTCACAATTACTAGCAACAGAGAAGAACCTGCGGTTACAATTGACAGCCGATGGAGAAAAGTTCCAGCAATTCCAG GAAGCTTTGCTGAAGAGCAATGAGGTTTTTGAAACGTTCAAGCAAGATATTGAGAAG ATGGCAAAATCAATAAAAGAACTCAAGAAGGAGAATGCTTTCTTGAAGGGCAAATGTGACAAAACAGATGTTACTCTCATTGAACTCGCTGAGGAG CGTGAACTTTTAAAGAAACAATTGGAGAAAACAAGGAACCAGAAAGAAAAGCTTGAAACATTGTGTAGGTCGCTTCAAGCAGAAAGGAAAGCACATTCAACAGCTTCCAGCGGTTCAGATTTAGTTCAAGCTTGA